Proteins encoded by one window of Mesoaciditoga lauensis cd-1655R = DSM 25116:
- a CDS encoding YaaR family protein: MRVNPAGNDPSHSIKNEKKIKGSHGRYSKVENKGFADFLVEEEERDISALMDDIMRQGNEFSRSPTEENFENYKKKVKEFLKLIEKRLYRINELTSIEERRAKLYFIVEKVDKELEEISKKLFEAERSTLFYASKIGRINGLLMDIYR, from the coding sequence CCAGCGGGAAACGATCCTTCTCATTCGATAAAGAATGAGAAAAAAATAAAGGGTTCTCATGGAAGATATTCAAAGGTGGAGAATAAAGGCTTCGCCGACTTTTTGGTTGAAGAAGAAGAGCGGGATATTTCTGCCTTGATGGATGACATAATGCGGCAGGGAAATGAATTCTCCCGTTCTCCCACCGAAGAGAACTTCGAAAATTACAAGAAAAAGGTCAAAGAGTTCTTGAAGTTAATAGAGAAGAGACTGTACAGGATTAACGAACTCACATCCATTGAAGAGCGAAGGGCAAAGTTGTACTTCATAGTTGAAAAAGTTGACAAAGAACTTGAGGAAATATCCAAGAAACTTTTTGAAGCAGAGCGTTCGACTCTTTTTTACGCTTCAAAAATAGGAAGGATAAACGGCCTTTTGATGGATATTTACAGATGA
- a CDS encoding DNA polymerase III subunit delta', with the protein MMESLDTIVKQVKSLVEAGTATRLILNAKGTLLKKEFLKKLFETAEKKDVSYDVLWLNGENEKIKIEDARRVSNFLSFSPSQAKHKYVISEEFINATPEAVAALLKITEEPPEFAVFIFFTSNPAQLLPTIRSRFTVFTLNVDAKGLVENKIVEKIKGTVLESLLGSPENALYISKNFESLKALFDESKDTFSTLKLIEEKVNHDEEISNFEISLLAERLFLFLKREEMVDVYQGIKGILNAKNSSMLFKAFLDAAIVIFQDLTILKKTSYWKGIKRVPYIEYYVDMSCPTREEMEWLLKVGNKEYYAKANADVGVFLLLSKLVMLKGK; encoded by the coding sequence ATGATGGAAAGCTTAGACACGATCGTCAAGCAAGTGAAATCGCTTGTAGAAGCGGGAACGGCCACGCGCTTGATCTTAAATGCAAAAGGAACCTTGTTGAAGAAGGAATTTTTAAAAAAGCTCTTCGAGACGGCGGAAAAAAAGGATGTCTCGTATGATGTTTTATGGTTAAACGGTGAAAATGAAAAGATAAAGATAGAAGATGCCAGACGGGTAAGCAATTTTTTAAGCTTTAGCCCGTCGCAGGCGAAACATAAATACGTCATCTCTGAAGAGTTCATCAATGCCACTCCTGAAGCGGTAGCCGCTCTTTTGAAGATCACAGAAGAACCACCTGAGTTCGCGGTTTTTATTTTTTTTACTTCAAACCCTGCCCAATTGCTTCCAACGATACGAAGCAGGTTTACGGTTTTTACGCTGAATGTCGACGCTAAAGGACTGGTGGAAAATAAGATTGTAGAGAAGATAAAGGGAACCGTTCTTGAATCTCTTCTAGGAAGCCCTGAAAATGCTCTTTACATTTCGAAGAATTTTGAGAGCTTAAAAGCGTTATTTGACGAATCAAAAGATACGTTTTCGACACTTAAATTGATCGAAGAAAAGGTAAATCATGATGAAGAAATATCCAATTTTGAAATATCGCTTCTTGCGGAAAGACTTTTTCTCTTTTTGAAAAGAGAAGAGATGGTGGATGTTTACCAAGGAATAAAGGGCATCTTAAATGCCAAGAATTCTTCGATGCTCTTTAAAGCGTTTTTAGATGCGGCTATCGTTATATTCCAAGATCTTACGATCTTGAAGAAAACGAGTTATTGGAAGGGAATAAAGCGCGTTCCTTACATAGAGTACTATGTGGATATGAGTTGTCCAACACGAGAAGAGATGGAATGGCTTTTAAAAGTTGGAAACAAGGAGTATTATGCAAAGGCAAATGCCGATGTGGGAGTTTTTTTGTTGTTATCAAAATTAGTTATGCTTAAAGGGAAGTGA
- a CDS encoding PSP1 domain-containing protein, with protein MNIYGVSFDRVGKVHKFLSEEEFKRGEMVIAESEFGIELGEIVKVFKDDAQEEKPEKSILRKATFDDMDVQTQNEKDAKVALKISKEKVLEHDLPMKMLRAKYILDRSKLVFFFSADGRVDFRALVKELATVFKTRIELRQIGIRDAAKIIGGIGLCGMQTCCSRFERDFKSITLKYAKAQQLMINPSKISGACGRLLCCLAFENDNYLEILKDIPDVGDKIEYEDVQYVVSELNIFHKTLKARNAEGKMIVLPFDEVIRLLKKDDENKKNKEEEECDSNS; from the coding sequence TTGAATATATACGGTGTATCATTCGATAGAGTTGGAAAAGTTCATAAATTTTTATCTGAGGAAGAGTTCAAACGCGGCGAAATGGTCATAGCCGAAAGTGAGTTTGGAATAGAACTCGGAGAGATTGTGAAGGTTTTTAAAGATGACGCTCAAGAGGAAAAACCTGAAAAATCCATATTGAGGAAGGCAACTTTTGACGATATGGATGTTCAAACTCAAAATGAAAAAGATGCAAAAGTCGCGTTGAAAATATCAAAAGAGAAGGTTTTAGAACACGATCTGCCCATGAAGATGCTACGGGCAAAGTACATTTTGGATAGATCCAAACTCGTGTTTTTCTTTTCTGCGGATGGTCGAGTGGATTTTAGGGCTTTGGTCAAAGAACTTGCAACGGTTTTCAAAACGCGAATAGAACTTCGCCAGATAGGTATAAGAGATGCGGCTAAGATAATAGGTGGAATAGGCTTGTGCGGCATGCAAACGTGCTGTTCAAGATTTGAAAGGGATTTTAAAAGCATAACTTTGAAATATGCCAAAGCGCAACAGCTGATGATAAACCCTTCGAAAATCTCAGGAGCTTGTGGAAGGCTTTTGTGTTGTTTAGCCTTCGAAAACGACAATTATCTGGAGATCTTGAAAGACATTCCGGATGTCGGAGATAAAATCGAATACGAAGATGTCCAATACGTTGTGAGTGAACTTAACATATTTCATAAAACGCTTAAGGCAAGGAATGCGGAGGGCAAAATGATCGTTTTGCCATTTGATGAAGTAATAAGACTTCTGAAAAAAGATGATGAAAACAAGAAAAACAAGGAGGAAGAAGAGTGCGATTCGAACTCCTAA
- the tgt gene encoding tRNA guanosine(34) transglycosylase Tgt has protein sequence MRFELLKKSGEARNTILHLTHGDVETPVFMPVGTNGAVKMCTHDCVKKAGSQIVLANAFHLYLRPGLDVLNSFGGLHKFASWDIPILTDSGGFQVFSLSKHVKVDDEGVTFRSPLDGSIHRFTPQKVVEIQETIGSDIAMVLDECLAPGNDAKATEKSLKRTTKWAEKALELHTRQDQALFGITQGGFFKDTRIVSTREITSMPFDGFGIGGLSVGETFEKTVEMLDVIMPLMPENKPRYLMGVGDPVLMLEAIERGVDMMDCVLPTRLARHGAVFTSHGRLNIKSAVYALDDSPLDPECDCEVCQNYSRGYIHHLFKKKESTAMMFATYHNIYFLHKLMEKTRNAIKNGEFSEFKKDFLKKFTSNNVKQMALERGESK, from the coding sequence GTGCGATTCGAACTCCTAAAAAAATCGGGTGAAGCACGGAACACGATTTTGCATCTCACCCATGGCGATGTTGAAACACCGGTTTTCATGCCGGTTGGTACCAACGGAGCCGTGAAGATGTGTACCCATGATTGTGTGAAAAAAGCGGGAAGTCAAATAGTTCTTGCAAATGCTTTTCACCTTTATTTACGCCCTGGTCTTGACGTTTTGAATAGCTTTGGCGGTCTTCATAAATTCGCATCTTGGGACATTCCAATTCTCACGGACAGTGGAGGCTTTCAAGTGTTTAGCCTTTCAAAGCATGTGAAAGTTGATGATGAAGGTGTTACATTCCGCTCACCTTTGGATGGTTCAATCCATCGTTTTACTCCACAAAAGGTTGTAGAAATTCAAGAAACAATAGGATCAGATATAGCAATGGTTTTAGACGAGTGCTTGGCACCAGGCAACGATGCAAAAGCCACGGAAAAATCCTTGAAACGTACGACAAAATGGGCAGAGAAAGCGTTAGAACTTCATACAAGACAAGATCAGGCTTTGTTTGGAATTACACAGGGTGGCTTTTTTAAAGATACAAGAATCGTAAGCACAAGGGAAATAACTTCAATGCCTTTTGACGGTTTTGGGATAGGTGGTCTAAGTGTTGGAGAGACATTTGAGAAGACGGTCGAAATGTTAGATGTTATAATGCCATTAATGCCAGAAAACAAGCCACGTTACCTTATGGGAGTGGGCGATCCTGTCTTGATGCTTGAGGCCATCGAAAGAGGTGTCGACATGATGGACTGTGTTTTACCAACGAGACTTGCCAGACACGGTGCCGTTTTCACCTCTCATGGAAGGCTGAACATAAAGTCGGCGGTTTACGCGTTAGATGACTCACCATTAGATCCGGAATGCGATTGTGAAGTTTGTCAAAATTATTCCAGGGGATACATTCATCACTTATTCAAGAAAAAGGAATCTACCGCGATGATGTTTGCAACATATCACAACATTTATTTCTTGCACAAACTTATGGAAAAAACAAGGAATGCCATTAAGAATGGGGAATTTTCTGAGTTCAAAAAAGATTTTTTGAAGAAATTCACAAGCAATAACGTGAAGCAAATGGCTCTTGAAAGAGGGGAATCGAAATAA
- a CDS encoding class I SAM-dependent methyltransferase, translated as MKKVGWTSPWIYKNEILEIPPHEEGDICDVFDFSNNYVGRGYINERSFISVRLLSHSPEKINKEFFSRRIEEALKRRDEFSGAFRVIHSEADGMPGVVADLFGNHLVIQFNTLGMERRKEEILDAFEETIKLEGIFEKSEGRARKREGLEDSIGWIRGKGEELIPFHIDDASYFSDTKGQKTGFFLDQRFNAKAIREFARGNVLDAFCYTGNFSVNALMSGADRVISIDRSERAKKVYEKILRANGIGNGENRYEFLVGNVFDELRTFEKRGQLFDLIILDPPAFAKSKKELLSALRGYKEINLRAMKILKNGGYLATASCSAALDRKTFLNVVKDAAFDAHKALRIVHFGFQSYDHPVLIGMKESEYLKFFVFEVEAI; from the coding sequence ATCAAAAAAGTGGGATGGACAAGTCCGTGGATATACAAAAATGAAATACTCGAAATACCTCCTCATGAAGAAGGGGATATATGTGATGTTTTTGATTTTTCCAACAATTACGTTGGAAGAGGTTACATAAACGAAAGATCGTTCATAAGCGTTAGACTGTTGAGCCATTCACCTGAGAAAATAAACAAGGAGTTTTTCTCAAGAAGAATCGAAGAAGCTCTCAAAAGAAGAGACGAATTCAGTGGCGCCTTTCGCGTTATTCATTCGGAAGCCGACGGCATGCCCGGCGTTGTGGCTGATCTGTTTGGAAATCATCTTGTTATCCAGTTCAACACGCTGGGAATGGAAAGAAGAAAAGAAGAAATTCTGGATGCTTTTGAAGAGACGATAAAACTAGAAGGGATATTCGAAAAAAGTGAAGGAAGAGCGAGAAAAAGGGAAGGCTTGGAAGATTCTATTGGATGGATAAGGGGAAAAGGAGAAGAACTCATACCATTTCATATTGATGATGCAAGCTATTTTTCGGATACTAAAGGGCAAAAGACCGGCTTCTTCCTGGATCAAAGATTCAACGCGAAAGCGATAAGGGAATTTGCACGTGGAAATGTTCTTGATGCTTTTTGCTACACGGGTAACTTTTCCGTGAACGCTTTGATGTCTGGAGCGGATCGGGTTATATCGATAGATCGTTCCGAAAGGGCAAAAAAAGTCTACGAAAAAATCCTTAGAGCAAATGGCATAGGAAATGGAGAAAACAGATATGAATTTCTGGTGGGAAACGTTTTCGATGAATTAAGAACTTTTGAAAAAAGAGGTCAGTTGTTTGATCTGATCATCCTAGATCCCCCGGCTTTTGCAAAGAGCAAAAAAGAGTTGTTATCGGCGCTGAGGGGATACAAAGAAATAAACTTGAGGGCCATGAAGATTCTAAAAAATGGCGGATATCTGGCAACAGCCTCATGTTCCGCCGCACTAGATAGAAAAACTTTCCTAAATGTTGTGAAAGATGCGGCCTTTGATGCCCACAAAGCACTTAGAATAGTGCATTTTGGTTTTCAAAGCTACGATCATCCCGTACTTATCGGAATGAAGGAAAGCGAATATTTAAAATTTTTCGTATTTGAAGTGGAGGCGATTTGA
- a CDS encoding Mrp/NBP35 family ATP-binding protein: MNKDDVMNVLSTIKYPGYSKSITDFKVVKDVEINGNTVDLLLNLGTADDKKRKIIYDEIREKLGEKGLEVKISTVQEKGTTVEQKHYVSSAKKRIAILSAKGGVGKSTFAVSLAIAMSKMGKKVGLFDADVHGPDVPRMLGLQKPARADKEKNLILPNEREGIYSMSLGYVVDPETPVIWKGAMVSKAIVELLQFTAWPEMDYFIVDLPPGTGDAALSINQNMDLDGAIIVTTPNSLAIMDAARATSYYNQLGTKVIGFVENSGYFVCDECGEKSYPFGNTEPIAIETQLKVPCLGVLPFEPKVEEAADDGNLFSALDTEFFKVMASIAEKIESELSN; the protein is encoded by the coding sequence ATGAACAAAGATGACGTGATGAATGTACTTTCCACGATAAAATATCCTGGTTACTCTAAGAGTATAACGGACTTTAAAGTGGTAAAGGATGTGGAAATAAACGGGAATACCGTTGATCTGCTCTTAAATCTCGGAACGGCAGACGATAAAAAAAGAAAGATCATATACGATGAGATAAGAGAAAAACTTGGTGAAAAAGGTCTTGAAGTGAAAATATCGACCGTTCAAGAAAAGGGCACAACGGTTGAACAAAAACATTACGTTTCAAGCGCGAAGAAAAGAATAGCCATTCTCAGTGCAAAAGGCGGAGTTGGTAAAAGCACTTTCGCAGTTTCTTTGGCCATAGCCATGAGCAAAATGGGGAAAAAAGTTGGGCTTTTTGACGCAGACGTCCATGGCCCCGATGTCCCAAGAATGTTGGGACTACAAAAACCTGCGCGCGCAGACAAAGAGAAAAACCTTATTCTTCCAAATGAAAGAGAAGGTATATATTCGATGTCATTGGGTTACGTTGTAGATCCAGAAACACCTGTTATATGGAAAGGCGCAATGGTTTCCAAGGCGATCGTGGAGCTCCTTCAATTCACAGCTTGGCCTGAAATGGACTATTTTATAGTGGATCTCCCACCCGGCACCGGAGATGCGGCGTTGAGTATAAACCAAAATATGGATTTGGATGGGGCGATCATCGTAACGACCCCTAACTCGTTGGCTATAATGGATGCCGCAAGGGCAACGTCTTATTACAATCAGTTAGGTACCAAAGTGATAGGATTCGTGGAAAACAGTGGATACTTTGTCTGCGATGAATGTGGGGAAAAATCTTATCCATTTGGAAACACAGAACCAATAGCGATAGAAACGCAATTGAAGGTCCCCTGTCTTGGCGTTTTGCCATTTGAACCGAAAGTGGAAGAAGCTGCTGATGACGGAAACCTCTTCTCAGCTTTGGATACCGAATTTTTCAAAGTGATGGCTTCCATCGCCGAAAAGATAGAAAGCGAATTATCGAATTAA
- a CDS encoding proline--tRNA ligase, which translates to MKWSNLYAPTLKEVPSDADIKSQELLVRAGFIRKAVAGVYSYLPLGLRVLQKITQIVREEMNNIGAQELLMPIMQPAEIWKTTGRWEDYGPEMVKFKDRNKREFTLGPTHEEMITTLVKGELKSYKQLPVTLYQINTKYRDEIRPRFGLLRGREFIMKDAYSFHTDEKSLDETYQNMYKAYSKICKRMDLEYFAVEADTGAIGGNNSHEFTILAKNGESNILYCDECGYAATDEKAEYMPDYPSSNESEKELELVETPNVKTVEELSKFLGIDKTKIVKTMVFVGRNGVFMTLIRGDLEINEAKLKAHFKDQTIRKAFPEEVVSALGVPIGYLGPVGSKVKIFADFSVKSMKNFVVGGMKEEYHYVNANVDRDFKVSEWIDMKRVVAGDRCPKCGAPLKMKKGIEVGQIFKLGTKYSEKLEAFYVDANGERKPFVMGCYGWGVSRTIAAVVEQYHDENGMIWPRSIAPFEIVVTVVNSSNADQMKVGNDIYEFLKDQGFDVLLDDREVSGGFKFKDADLIGIPLRITVGRKLKDGKVEMKLRNSKDVYNVNVEKSEIFEKAKEMLNDYKLK; encoded by the coding sequence TTGAAATGGTCAAATTTGTACGCGCCAACTCTTAAAGAAGTTCCATCTGACGCTGATATTAAAAGCCAGGAGCTCCTTGTAAGGGCAGGTTTTATCAGAAAAGCGGTGGCTGGTGTTTATTCATACTTGCCACTGGGGTTACGAGTGCTTCAAAAGATAACCCAGATAGTCAGAGAAGAAATGAACAACATAGGTGCACAAGAGTTGTTGATGCCTATAATGCAACCCGCTGAAATATGGAAAACAACTGGCCGATGGGAAGATTACGGTCCGGAAATGGTTAAGTTCAAGGATAGAAACAAAAGGGAATTCACGCTTGGCCCAACACATGAGGAAATGATCACAACGTTGGTAAAAGGAGAACTTAAATCGTACAAGCAACTGCCGGTGACGCTTTATCAGATAAACACAAAGTATAGAGACGAAATAAGGCCGCGCTTCGGTTTGCTAAGAGGAAGAGAGTTCATAATGAAAGACGCATACAGTTTTCATACCGACGAAAAGTCGTTGGATGAAACTTACCAGAATATGTACAAAGCCTATTCCAAAATATGCAAAAGAATGGACTTGGAATATTTTGCGGTTGAGGCAGATACCGGCGCGATAGGTGGAAATAACTCCCATGAGTTTACCATCTTGGCGAAAAATGGAGAATCCAACATTCTTTATTGTGATGAATGCGGTTACGCCGCAACCGATGAAAAAGCGGAATACATGCCCGATTATCCTTCTTCAAATGAAAGTGAGAAAGAGTTGGAATTGGTTGAAACCCCAAATGTCAAAACGGTCGAAGAACTCTCGAAATTTTTGGGAATTGATAAAACAAAAATAGTCAAAACTATGGTATTTGTGGGAAGAAATGGGGTATTTATGACGCTGATAAGAGGGGATTTAGAAATCAACGAGGCAAAACTCAAAGCCCATTTCAAAGATCAGACCATACGCAAGGCTTTTCCAGAAGAAGTTGTGAGCGCACTGGGAGTTCCAATAGGGTATTTAGGACCCGTTGGTTCAAAGGTGAAAATATTCGCTGACTTTTCTGTGAAAAGCATGAAGAATTTCGTCGTCGGTGGAATGAAAGAAGAGTACCATTATGTAAACGCAAATGTCGATAGGGATTTCAAAGTATCAGAATGGATCGACATGAAGCGAGTTGTTGCCGGCGATCGCTGTCCAAAGTGTGGCGCACCTTTGAAGATGAAAAAAGGCATAGAAGTTGGACAAATATTCAAACTTGGAACGAAGTACTCTGAAAAGTTGGAAGCTTTCTACGTGGATGCAAATGGAGAAAGAAAGCCTTTTGTGATGGGGTGTTATGGATGGGGCGTTAGTAGGACGATAGCCGCTGTGGTAGAACAATATCACGATGAAAACGGCATGATATGGCCACGTTCGATAGCACCATTTGAAATAGTGGTAACGGTCGTAAATAGTTCAAATGCCGATCAGATGAAAGTTGGAAACGACATATACGAATTTTTAAAAGATCAGGGTTTTGATGTACTTCTTGATGACAGAGAGGTATCCGGAGGATTCAAATTCAAAGATGCCGATTTGATAGGAATTCCTTTAAGAATTACCGTTGGAAGAAAACTCAAAGATGGAAAAGTAGAGATGAAATTGAGAAATTCCAAAGATGTTTACAACGTAAACGTAGAAAAAAGTGAGATATTTGAAAAAGCAAAGGAAATGTTGAACGATTACAAATTGAAGTGA
- a CDS encoding TrkH family potassium uptake protein: protein MRKIGAFFNNLSPEYLLLLTFASLITLGTLLLLLPLATTSGIKPIDALFTSTSASCVTGLIVVDTPHAFTFWGQLVILILIQIGGLGIMTLTTFFAIIAGRRITLRNRLLAASSLNVNRYGGILRLVNLIIKYTFMVESAGAMILFFRFYQYFPNRPFYALWQSVFHSVSAFCNAGFSLFSNNLESFPSDPLVNITIMALIILGGLGFAVISEIEITKFKWSRMSLNTKIVLMTTFFLIAGGFLMLLIVNYISLGKNMKFGEISWISIFQAVTPRTAGFDTYSISNLSTPAQLVILLLMFIGGSPGSTAGGIKTTTFATILLKTIGFFRGKDEMSFLEKNISYASFKKSVAVLSLSLFTVFMGIFFLEFTDPLLPFKAIVFEVFSAFGTVGLDLGISSSLSWGGKLTVIFLMYAGRMGIVTIMSTLLKRKNILYTYPSEDIMIG from the coding sequence ATGAGAAAAATTGGGGCATTTTTCAACAATCTGTCTCCAGAGTATCTGTTGCTTTTAACCTTTGCCAGTTTGATAACCTTGGGAACGTTGCTGTTGTTGCTACCACTAGCGACGACCTCTGGAATAAAACCCATTGACGCGTTGTTCACGTCAACATCCGCTTCATGTGTTACGGGGTTAATAGTCGTGGATACTCCACACGCTTTTACATTTTGGGGCCAGCTCGTAATCCTCATCCTTATCCAAATAGGTGGGCTTGGCATAATGACTTTAACAACCTTTTTTGCCATAATTGCTGGAAGAAGGATAACCTTGAGAAACCGTCTTTTGGCGGCCAGTAGTTTGAACGTAAACAGGTACGGAGGAATCCTAAGGCTTGTTAATTTGATCATCAAGTACACTTTCATGGTAGAATCTGCCGGGGCTATGATATTGTTCTTCAGATTCTATCAGTACTTCCCGAACAGGCCGTTTTACGCCTTGTGGCAGTCCGTTTTTCACTCCGTCTCCGCTTTTTGTAACGCTGGTTTTTCTCTTTTTTCCAACAATTTGGAGAGTTTTCCCTCCGATCCCTTGGTAAACATCACGATAATGGCTTTGATAATTCTGGGTGGGCTCGGATTTGCCGTGATATCTGAAATAGAAATAACGAAATTCAAATGGAGCAGAATGAGTCTTAACACCAAGATAGTACTTATGACAACTTTTTTTCTCATAGCTGGTGGGTTTTTAATGTTGTTGATCGTGAACTACATAAGTCTTGGGAAGAATATGAAGTTTGGCGAAATAAGTTGGATAAGCATATTTCAAGCGGTGACACCGCGTACAGCAGGATTTGATACCTATTCCATTTCAAATCTCTCAACGCCGGCACAACTTGTCATACTTTTGTTGATGTTTATAGGAGGTTCACCAGGCTCAACAGCTGGTGGTATAAAAACCACAACATTTGCCACCATTCTGTTGAAAACGATTGGGTTTTTCCGAGGAAAAGACGAAATGAGTTTCCTTGAAAAAAACATATCCTATGCGTCTTTCAAGAAAAGCGTGGCGGTTTTATCTCTCAGTTTGTTCACGGTGTTCATGGGAATATTTTTTCTAGAATTCACAGATCCACTTCTTCCTTTCAAAGCAATTGTTTTTGAAGTTTTCAGTGCTTTTGGAACGGTAGGATTGGATCTTGGAATTTCCTCTTCACTAAGTTGGGGAGGAAAACTGACGGTTATCTTTCTTATGTACGCAGGAAGGATGGGCATAGTGACCATAATGTCCACTCTTCTCAAAAGAAAAAATATACTTTACACCTATCCTTCTGAGGATATAATGATAGGGTAA
- a CDS encoding potassium channel family protein: protein MSKQYVVIGLGEFGKNLAKYLQDMGNEVLAIDASESTVQSLSSDLTYVVRADATSQEALEALGVKNFDVAIVSVGGQDVQASILISLILKDMKIPMIVARASSGLHGRVLEKIGVNLVIYPEKEMALGLAKRLTMPNVVEKAVVAGNYKIYEIKTPAAFKDKSLEELKLNKRYEMTVMLIKDAEDKIEFPSAQTILNEGETMIVLSTDEGMKSFSEDNNDGDI from the coding sequence ATGTCAAAGCAATACGTTGTCATAGGATTAGGAGAATTCGGAAAAAATTTGGCTAAGTACCTTCAAGATATGGGAAATGAGGTGTTGGCCATCGATGCTTCTGAAAGCACGGTGCAAAGCCTTTCATCGGATTTGACGTATGTTGTTAGGGCTGATGCCACTTCACAAGAGGCTCTTGAAGCGTTGGGGGTCAAAAATTTCGATGTGGCCATAGTAAGTGTTGGAGGCCAGGATGTACAAGCTTCCATTCTTATAAGCTTGATTTTGAAGGATATGAAGATCCCAATGATAGTGGCAAGGGCAAGCAGCGGGCTCCATGGGCGCGTTCTTGAAAAAATCGGCGTGAATTTGGTGATATATCCCGAAAAGGAAATGGCCCTTGGTTTGGCCAAAAGACTTACGATGCCAAATGTAGTTGAAAAAGCCGTTGTGGCTGGGAATTACAAGATATACGAAATAAAAACACCAGCAGCATTTAAAGATAAAAGTTTGGAAGAACTCAAACTCAACAAACGTTACGAAATGACTGTGATGCTTATAAAAGACGCAGAAGATAAAATAGAATTTCCTTCAGCACAAACGATTTTAAATGAAGGAGAAACCATGATTGTTTTGAGCACAGATGAAGGAATGAAATCATTTTCGGAGGATAACAACGATGGGGATATTTAA
- the ftsY gene encoding signal recognition particle-docking protein FtsY, translated as MGIFNFFKKGLKKTKEGFFGKAISILKGGIDAEKLEEIEELLLLADIGPETSSYIVENLRKQKGEPIEVLRNTLLDLLGKSDSLKFSEEAPTIYTLVGVNGSGKTTTAGKLAWRFKKEGKRVSLAAADTFRAAAIEQLKEWGKRANVPVIAHQMGADAGAVAYDAVNHAISNDIDVVLIDTAGRLHTKDNLMRELEKVHKVIKKIRPDQPTEVLMVLDATIGQNAIQQARIFNKSVGITGIVLTKLDGTAKGGMIFSIKKELGIPVKLIGVGEGVEDLKDFEAEEFVDAILE; from the coding sequence ATGGGGATATTTAATTTTTTCAAAAAAGGGTTGAAGAAAACCAAAGAAGGATTTTTTGGAAAAGCCATTTCGATATTAAAAGGTGGCATAGATGCGGAGAAACTTGAAGAAATAGAAGAGCTTTTGCTACTGGCAGATATAGGTCCCGAAACATCCAGTTACATAGTGGAAAATCTAAGAAAGCAAAAAGGAGAGCCGATAGAAGTTCTCAGGAACACGTTGCTTGACTTGCTTGGGAAAAGCGATAGCTTGAAATTTTCTGAAGAAGCTCCCACCATATACACGTTGGTGGGGGTAAATGGTTCTGGAAAAACAACGACAGCCGGTAAGTTGGCGTGGAGATTCAAAAAAGAGGGAAAGAGAGTTTCTCTTGCGGCCGCGGATACCTTTCGCGCCGCTGCCATAGAACAATTAAAAGAATGGGGTAAGAGGGCGAATGTCCCAGTTATAGCGCATCAAATGGGTGCCGACGCGGGTGCCGTAGCGTACGATGCCGTGAATCATGCCATTTCAAACGATATAGATGTCGTGCTTATAGACACAGCTGGGAGACTACACACCAAGGATAATTTGATGCGAGAATTGGAAAAAGTTCACAAAGTTATAAAAAAGATACGGCCAGATCAACCAACAGAAGTTTTGATGGTGTTGGATGCCACAATAGGCCAAAATGCCATCCAACAGGCACGTATTTTCAACAAGAGCGTTGGCATAACTGGCATAGTCCTTACAAAGTTAGATGGAACGGCAAAAGGAGGAATGATCTTTTCCATAAAAAAAGAACTTGGCATTCCCGTAAAGCTTATTGGGGTTGGGGAAGGTGTTGAAGATCTTAAAGACTTCGAGGCAGAAGAGTTTGTGGATGCCATTTTGGAATGA
- a CDS encoding flagellar basal body rod protein FlgB, whose product MFKNVDVLQSAMNVSTLTARVIANNVANASTPNFKASYVVPVVHSNPLRVEGKVVTDTKSSIGNDGNNVDVNAQMALLSENTMRYEVLTQLASMSFKRYSDVLKGV is encoded by the coding sequence ATGTTTAAAAATGTGGATGTATTACAAAGCGCGATGAACGTTTCAACGTTGACTGCAAGGGTGATAGCCAACAACGTTGCCAATGCAAGCACTCCAAATTTCAAGGCAAGCTACGTTGTGCCAGTTGTGCACAGTAATCCCCTTCGCGTAGAAGGGAAGGTTGTAACCGATACGAAGAGTTCCATAGGTAATGATGGAAACAACGTAGATGTTAACGCTCAAATGGCCTTGCTTTCTGAAAATACGATGAGATACGAAGTTTTAACTCAACTCGCTTCTATGAGTTTCAAAAGATATTCTGATGTCTTAAAGGGAGTGTGA